The Kwoniella shivajii chromosome 7, complete sequence genome includes a region encoding these proteins:
- a CDS encoding GDP-mannose transporter 2 has product MSGPRTPTVSRPHTPSGLSPRGSYTNLAAALDASTPGSSTPHLMAEKERMRAEAEVREALLKAADGAEKAKKEEMGMPVGAPVWPILSYCIASIMMTVVNKFVVSGHQFTMTFLLLTIQSAVCVGCVWTVKRIGFISFRDFDMADAKTWFPVSSLLVAVIYTGSKSLQFLSIPVYTIFKNLTIILIAYGEVLWFGGNVTGLTLCAFFLMVGSSIIAAWSDISSTLAKLSAGVALVDPTSGADVPIPSTVIGSLNAGYMWMFINCIASAAYVLFMRKRIKVTGFKDWDSMFYNNLLSIPVLLIASLIVEDWGSASFSRNFPEVGRTFLLSAIAFSGAVAVFISYSTAWCVRTCGSTTYSMVGALNKLPVAASGILFFGDPANLGNVAAIAVGGVAGVVYAVAKTNQSKIEKAKQARPGDSKA; this is encoded by the exons ATGTCTGGTCCACGAACACCTACCGTCTCTCGACCCCACACACCATCGGGCCTTTCTCCCCGAGGATCATACACCAACTTGGCAGCTGCTTTGGATGCTTCTAcacctggatcatcaacGCCTCACTTGATggcagagaaagaaaggatgagagcagaagctgaagtaAGAGAAGCTCTTCTGAAAGCTGCAGACGGTGCTGAAAAGGCTaaaaaagaggaaatggGTATGCCTGTCGGTGCACCTG TCTGGCCAATTCTCAGTTACTGTATCGCATCGATCATGATGACTGTAGTCAACAAATTCGTGGTATCTGGTCATCAATTTACTATGACCTTTTTGC TTCTCACAATTCAATCAGCCGTCTGTGTAGGATGTGTTTGGACAGTCAAACGAATTGGGTTTATCAGCT TCCGAGACTTTGATATGGCAGATGCTAAAACCTGGTTCCCCGTCTCATCGTTACTCGTAGCGGTCATTTATACTGGATCAAAATCATTGCAATTCCTTTCCATCCCCGTATACAC CATTTTCAAGAACCTGACCATTATTCTCATTGCGTATGGAGAGGTACTCTGGTTTGGCGGCAACGTTACTGGACTCACTCTTTGTGCATTCTTCCTCATGGTCGGATCATCGATCATTGCCGCTTGGTCAGATATCTCTTCTACCTTGGCCAAATTATCCGCAGGTGTAGCTCTTGTCGACCCTACTTCAGGAGCGGATGTACCTATTCCTTCAACTGTCATAGGAAGTCTGAACGCTGGTTACATGTGGATGTTCATCAACTGTATTGCGTCTGCTGCATAC GTTCTTTTCATGCGAAAACGAATCAAGGTCACAGGGTTCAAAGATTGGGATTCGATGTTCTACAACAACTTACTTTCCATTCCCGTGTTACTCATCGCCTCTCTTATTGTGGAAGATTGGGGATCTGCTTCTTTCAGTAGAAACTT CCCCGAGGTAGGAAGAACATTCCTCCTTTCCGCCATTGCTTTCTCTGGAGCTGTAGCTGTTTTCATCTCATATTCAACGGCTTGGTGTGTTCGAACATGTGGTTCTACCACTTATTCCATGGTAGGAGCTCTaaacaa ACTCCCTGTAGCTGCATCAGGTATATTATTCTTCGGTGATCCCGCCAATTTAGGAAATGTAGCTGCTATCGCTGTCGGTGGAGTAGCAGGTGTAGTTTACGCAGTAGCCAAGACAAATCAAAGTAAGATCGAAAAGGCCAAACAAGCTAGACCAGGAGATAGTAAAGCTTAG